From a region of the Candidatus Limnocylindrales bacterium genome:
- a CDS encoding NAD(P)/FAD-dependent oxidoreductase — protein sequence MSLAATASCDVLIVGGGPAGSTCARELARSGFDVVIADKAAFPRDKTCAGWVTPAVVDELGIDLEEYGSGRTLQPLHGFLVARMGDAAHVHRYDTPVSYGIRRCEFDHYLLTRSGARVLAGCRIDRIERGADGWWRAGGVRARVLVGAGGHFCPVARQIAGAGDAAVVAAQEVEYALDAEETRLCPIDARVPELYFTRDLTGYGWVFRKRDFLNVGLGVRAGSEGPALSARIGEFLSFLVRSGRLLREPAARMKGHAYVLRPDGGRRVFGNGYVLVGDAAALAYDRSGEGIRPAVESGIVAASVVAGALRRGRADASDLAPYAEALDRRFGARRRSMMDSQRLLPRGLQRSLAAALVGTRWFSRRVLLERWFLHMHEPALSAST from the coding sequence ATGAGCCTGGCTGCAACCGCCTCCTGCGACGTGCTCATCGTCGGCGGCGGACCCGCCGGCTCCACCTGCGCGCGCGAGCTGGCGCGGTCCGGCTTCGACGTCGTCATCGCCGACAAGGCGGCCTTTCCGCGCGACAAGACCTGCGCGGGCTGGGTCACGCCTGCCGTCGTTGACGAGCTGGGAATCGACCTGGAGGAATACGGCAGCGGAAGAACGCTTCAGCCGCTCCACGGATTCCTCGTGGCCAGGATGGGCGATGCGGCGCACGTCCACCGCTACGACACGCCGGTCAGCTACGGCATCCGGCGCTGCGAGTTCGATCACTATCTGCTCACCCGCAGCGGCGCGCGCGTTCTTGCCGGCTGCCGCATCGATCGCATCGAGCGCGGCGCGGATGGCTGGTGGCGCGCAGGCGGCGTTCGCGCGCGCGTGCTCGTGGGCGCCGGCGGCCACTTCTGCCCGGTGGCGCGCCAGATCGCCGGCGCCGGCGATGCGGCCGTGGTCGCGGCGCAGGAGGTCGAATACGCGCTGGACGCCGAGGAGACACGCCTGTGTCCGATCGATGCCCGGGTTCCCGAGCTGTACTTCACGCGCGACCTGACCGGCTATGGTTGGGTCTTCCGCAAGCGCGACTTCCTCAACGTCGGCCTGGGCGTGCGCGCCGGCAGCGAGGGCCCCGCGCTCTCGGCTCGCATCGGCGAGTTCCTGTCGTTTCTGGTTCGCAGCGGCCGCCTCCTGCGCGAGCCTGCCGCGCGGATGAAGGGCCACGCCTACGTGCTTCGGCCCGATGGCGGGCGCCGCGTGTTCGGCAACGGCTACGTGCTCGTCGGCGATGCGGCGGCGCTGGCCTACGACCGTAGCGGCGAAGGAATCCGTCCGGCGGTCGAATCCGGCATCGTGGCCGCCAGCGTCGTTGCCGGTGCGCTCCGACGCGGACGCGCCGACGCGAGCGACCTCGCACCGTATGCCGAAGCGCTGGACAGGCGCTTCGGCGCTCGCCGCCGATCGATGATGGACTCGCAGCGGCTGCTTCCGCGCGGTCTGCAGCGCTCGCTCGCCGCCGCTCTCGTCGGCACGCGCTGGTTCTCCCGCCGCGTGCTCCTGGAGCGCTGGTTCCTGCACATGCACGAGCCCGCGCTGTCGGCGTCAACGTAG
- a CDS encoding sulfite exporter TauE/SafE family protein, protein MSATVVLFVALAALAVAFCAAWLVVERRRDVAWKAARPRPVHLGIGFVTDFLDTLGIGSFAVTTSMYKLARLVDDARIPGTLNIGHAVPTFAEAFLFIAVVEVDALTLISMIGASVLGAWLGAGMVARWPRRRIQIGMGVLLLVAAAIIVVRQTGAAPAGGDALGLRGAALVAGMAGNFMLGALMTLGIGLYAPCMILVTLLGMNARTAFPIMMGSCAFLMPAASLSFVREGRYDLRAALGLTLGGVPGVLVAGLIVKSLPLQAVQWLVVGVVVYTAIAMLRSAWQAGGRRL, encoded by the coding sequence GTGAGCGCGACGGTGGTTCTGTTCGTGGCGCTGGCGGCGCTGGCCGTTGCGTTCTGCGCGGCGTGGCTCGTGGTCGAGCGCCGGCGGGACGTCGCATGGAAGGCGGCGAGGCCGCGGCCGGTCCACCTCGGCATCGGATTCGTCACCGACTTCCTGGACACGCTCGGCATCGGCTCCTTCGCGGTCACGACCTCGATGTACAAGCTCGCCCGTCTGGTCGACGACGCCAGGATCCCGGGCACGCTCAACATCGGCCATGCCGTGCCTACCTTTGCCGAAGCGTTCCTCTTCATCGCGGTCGTCGAGGTCGACGCGCTGACGCTGATCTCGATGATCGGGGCTTCGGTCCTCGGCGCCTGGCTGGGCGCGGGAATGGTTGCGCGCTGGCCGCGCCGGCGCATTCAGATCGGCATGGGCGTGCTGCTGCTGGTGGCGGCGGCGATCATCGTCGTACGGCAGACCGGAGCAGCGCCCGCCGGAGGCGATGCGCTGGGGCTGCGCGGCGCGGCGCTCGTCGCGGGCATGGCGGGCAACTTCATGCTCGGCGCCCTCATGACGCTCGGCATCGGGCTGTACGCACCGTGCATGATCCTGGTCACGCTGCTCGGGATGAATGCGCGCACCGCGTTTCCGATCATGATGGGCTCGTGCGCTTTCCTGATGCCGGCGGCGTCGCTGAGCTTCGTGCGCGAAGGCCGTTACGATCTGCGCGCTGCACTCGGACTGACCCTCGGCGGCGTGCCGGGAGTGCTGGTCGCGGGGCTGATCGTCAAGTCGCTGCCGCTGCAGGCGGTGCAGTGGCTGGTGGTCGGCGTGGTCGTCTACACCGCCATCGCCATGCTGCGATCGGCGTGGCAGGCAGGCGGGCGCCGGCTGTAG
- a CDS encoding CocE/NonD family hydrolase gives MKNLAPWLAVAALAAPSFVHADITSVLGGSVPCTVQTGGNAGERHCSGIFTTFDGAPIDVNVGFPPAPAAGVDGDYPVVGIFHGWGGAKISLTSSSAQQWLDKGYAVFSMSDRGWGSSCGGLDPKRLQPGVCDNGYNHLMDTRYEVRDAQEAFEALADQAATGAAAGEGLIHPQKIAATGGSYGGGISMALGALRNRKMMGAHEGSPNLDGYLVPWVSDGGKAMSMAAVQPDIPWTDMPYSLQPNGHTLDYVADAPYDRRGRGGILKQSFVAGLYALGQATSNYAPPGTDPDANLPTWFAVGNAGEPYDDNPVALDIVDELSRHHSSYYIDDSVPPAPMLISNGFTDDIFPVDEALRFYNRTRTRHPGSPIALFFSDHGHQRAQNKAPEAAYRNALQHAWFDYYVRGIGAEPYQGVHTFTQVCGGPSAGPYQAATWEELAAGEVRIESAAQQIIATVVATDAQVGRAFDPISGSGACATASAADQAGAATYRSAPMPAGGVTLMGSPTIIADILSPGPTSQIAARLLDVDPATGQQTLVARGLYRPEVGTTASCQVFQLHPNGYAFKEGHIIKLELLPADQPYGRNSNGQAPIAITNLRLQLPVVDSPDGTLVHARSPKVLPPGYELAADVTVGVDDTCVGAVTTTTEAPATTTTVTTSTEEPTTTTTVTTTTTTLPDFGLSLSSVKAQAEKSEGAGNGRADVKGAMSVPPNFSAPPPFTVRVEDALALDVSHTFESCTTKASGKITCRDEDGEEDNRASFKPKGDGAMAFKISLRGQSISGPFAGPAMVTLVHDSAVVRSGTAGDCQSDDTRLICKQ, from the coding sequence ATGAAAAACCTGGCTCCTTGGCTCGCCGTTGCGGCGCTGGCAGCGCCGTCGTTCGTCCATGCCGACATCACCAGCGTCCTTGGCGGCTCGGTACCCTGCACGGTCCAGACTGGCGGCAATGCCGGCGAGCGCCACTGCTCGGGCATCTTCACGACGTTCGACGGCGCTCCCATCGACGTCAACGTCGGTTTTCCGCCCGCGCCCGCCGCGGGCGTCGACGGCGACTATCCGGTCGTCGGCATCTTCCATGGCTGGGGCGGCGCCAAGATTTCGCTGACCAGCTCCTCGGCGCAGCAGTGGCTCGACAAGGGCTACGCGGTCTTCTCGATGAGCGACCGCGGCTGGGGCAGCTCGTGCGGCGGCCTGGATCCGAAGCGCCTGCAGCCGGGCGTGTGCGACAACGGCTACAACCACTTGATGGACACGCGCTACGAAGTGCGCGACGCGCAGGAAGCGTTCGAGGCGCTGGCCGATCAGGCCGCCACCGGAGCCGCGGCCGGCGAAGGCCTCATCCATCCGCAGAAGATCGCCGCCACCGGCGGCTCCTACGGCGGCGGCATCTCGATGGCGCTCGGTGCGCTGCGCAACCGCAAGATGATGGGCGCGCACGAAGGCTCGCCCAACCTCGACGGCTACCTGGTTCCGTGGGTCAGCGACGGCGGCAAGGCCATGTCGATGGCGGCGGTGCAGCCCGACATTCCCTGGACCGACATGCCCTACTCGCTGCAGCCCAACGGCCACACTCTCGACTACGTGGCCGACGCGCCCTACGACAGGCGCGGCCGCGGCGGCATCCTCAAGCAGTCCTTCGTCGCCGGCCTCTACGCGCTCGGGCAGGCCACCAGCAACTACGCGCCGCCGGGCACCGATCCGGACGCGAACCTGCCGACGTGGTTCGCCGTGGGAAATGCCGGCGAGCCCTACGACGACAATCCGGTCGCGCTCGACATCGTCGACGAGCTCTCGCGCCATCACTCGAGCTACTACATCGATGATTCGGTGCCGCCGGCGCCCATGCTGATCTCCAACGGCTTCACTGACGACATCTTCCCCGTCGACGAGGCGCTGCGCTTCTACAACCGCACGCGCACGCGCCATCCCGGATCGCCGATCGCATTGTTCTTCAGCGACCACGGCCATCAGCGCGCGCAGAACAAGGCGCCCGAAGCCGCCTACCGCAACGCGCTCCAGCATGCGTGGTTCGACTACTACGTGCGCGGCATCGGCGCCGAGCCGTATCAGGGCGTGCACACGTTCACGCAGGTCTGCGGCGGCCCCTCGGCCGGTCCGTACCAGGCGGCGACGTGGGAGGAGCTGGCGGCGGGCGAGGTGCGCATCGAAAGCGCCGCGCAGCAGATCATCGCCACCGTCGTCGCGACCGATGCGCAAGTCGGTCGGGCCTTCGATCCCATCAGCGGCTCGGGCGCCTGTGCCACCGCCAGCGCAGCGGATCAGGCAGGCGCGGCGACGTATCGCAGCGCTCCCATGCCGGCCGGCGGCGTCACGCTGATGGGATCGCCGACCATCATCGCCGACATCCTGTCGCCGGGCCCCACGTCGCAGATCGCCGCGCGCCTTCTCGACGTCGATCCGGCAACCGGCCAGCAGACGCTGGTGGCACGCGGGCTCTACCGGCCCGAGGTCGGCACGACTGCGTCGTGCCAGGTCTTCCAGCTGCATCCCAACGGCTACGCGTTCAAGGAAGGGCACATCATCAAGCTCGAGCTGCTGCCGGCCGACCAGCCCTACGGCCGCAACTCCAACGGCCAGGCGCCGATCGCCATCACGAACCTGCGCCTGCAGCTGCCCGTGGTCGACTCGCCCGACGGAACGCTGGTGCACGCGCGCTCGCCCAAGGTCCTGCCGCCCGGCTACGAGCTGGCCGCCGACGTCACGGTCGGAGTCGATGATACGTGCGTGGGCGCCGTGACCACCACGACCGAAGCGCCGGCGACGACCACGACGGTGACGACTTCGACCGAGGAGCCGACCACCACGACCACCGTCACGACGACGACCACGACGCTCCCCGACTTCGGCCTCTCGCTGAGCAGCGTCAAGGCGCAGGCCGAGAAGAGCGAAGGCGCGGGCAACGGCCGCGCCGACGTCAAGGGCGCGATGAGCGTGCCGCCCAACTTCAGCGCGCCGCCGCCGTTCACGGTGCGCGTCGAGGACGCGCTGGCGCTCGACGTCTCGCACACGTTCGAGAGCTGCACGACGAAGGCGAGCGGCAAGATCACGTGCCGCGACGAAGACGGCGAAGAAGACAACCGCGCCAGCTTCAAGCCCAAGGGCGACGGCGCAATGGCGTTCAAGATCTCGCTGCGCGGACAGTCGATCTCCGGGCCCTTTGCCGGGCCGGCGATGGTGACGCTGGTGCATGACAGCGCGGTCGTGCGAAGCGGCACCGCCGGCGACTGCCAGTCCGACGATACGCGCCTGATCTGCAAGCAGTAG
- a CDS encoding cytochrome c/FTR1 family iron permease, whose product MNFRFNFVGCSLAVLASLATCGAALAAIPAASANRAGNAEAAAVAAAAAAEQADTARRTVLMIDYIGIDYSGAIQDGRIISDLEYGEMQTFGGQLAPRLRELGIPAADPLQQAAEELSKAIDDKAPPERVAELASALSASVRQRFAVSALPPRLPSLENGARLFAQACTPCHGASGRGDGLFASHLEPKPADLTDRERMLTLRPATIFSTITYGIPDTAMASHAEAYDDAQRYDLTLYVASLAFTPEEVERGMALVTKDPSLLVERVRGLGALIERSANDLSGGTEDGTAIVAYARTHPEALRARSHSLELARRRMNESWEALGNGNAALAQELAVSAYLDGFEPVEPALTAVDETLRLRVEQNFLDYSQALTKGTPQDRQAAYDAITQALAETEEALSTDLGAGAAFAGAFAIVAREGFEAVLLVLALCSLLIRAGRREALRYVHAGWIAALAAGVATWLAARSLIELSGAEREIIEGVAALTASAILFYVSYWLIAKSAADRWQAYLRQRIHTALSRGNLWTLAFISFVAVYREVFETILFYQALWSQAGEGAGSAIFAGTGAGMAALLVLCVGGLRFGLKLPMGRFFTVSSVLLYALSVMLAGKGIAALQEAGYIGLTPVPFVRIESLGVHPTLEGLLAQGLLLAAAAVAAVVLRMRTPDDEVRAVASVGKTETGA is encoded by the coding sequence ATGAATTTCAGATTCAATTTCGTCGGATGTTCGCTGGCCGTGCTCGCCTCGCTGGCAACCTGCGGCGCCGCGCTCGCGGCCATTCCGGCAGCATCAGCGAACCGCGCCGGCAACGCCGAGGCAGCGGCGGTCGCCGCCGCCGCCGCCGCCGAGCAGGCCGACACCGCGCGGCGCACCGTGCTGATGATCGACTACATCGGCATCGACTATTCGGGCGCCATCCAGGACGGCAGGATCATCAGCGATCTCGAGTACGGCGAGATGCAGACGTTCGGCGGCCAGCTCGCTCCGCGTCTGCGTGAGCTCGGCATCCCGGCCGCCGATCCGCTGCAGCAGGCGGCCGAGGAACTGAGCAAGGCCATCGACGACAAGGCGCCGCCCGAGCGCGTGGCCGAGCTGGCATCGGCGCTGAGTGCGTCGGTACGACAGCGCTTTGCCGTCTCGGCGCTTCCGCCGCGGCTGCCTTCGCTCGAGAACGGTGCGCGCCTCTTCGCCCAGGCATGCACGCCGTGTCACGGCGCCAGCGGCCGCGGCGACGGTCTCTTCGCCTCCCACCTGGAGCCGAAGCCGGCCGATCTCACCGACCGCGAGCGCATGCTCACGCTGCGCCCGGCGACGATCTTCAGCACGATCACCTACGGAATCCCCGACACCGCCATGGCCTCGCACGCCGAAGCCTACGACGACGCGCAGCGCTACGACCTGACGCTGTACGTGGCATCGCTGGCGTTCACGCCCGAGGAAGTCGAGCGCGGCATGGCCCTGGTCACCAAGGATCCATCGCTGCTCGTCGAGCGGGTGCGCGGGCTCGGTGCGCTCATCGAGCGCTCGGCCAACGACCTGTCGGGCGGCACCGAGGACGGCACGGCCATCGTCGCCTATGCGCGGACTCACCCCGAGGCCCTGCGCGCGCGCTCGCACAGCCTGGAGCTGGCGCGCCGGCGCATGAACGAGTCGTGGGAGGCGCTCGGCAACGGCAACGCCGCGCTGGCGCAGGAGCTGGCGGTGTCGGCGTATCTGGACGGCTTCGAGCCGGTGGAGCCGGCGCTGACAGCCGTCGACGAGACGCTGCGCCTGCGCGTGGAGCAGAACTTCCTCGATTATTCGCAGGCGCTGACCAAGGGCACGCCGCAGGACCGGCAGGCCGCCTACGACGCCATCACGCAGGCGCTGGCCGAGACCGAAGAGGCGCTCAGCACCGATCTCGGCGCCGGCGCGGCCTTTGCCGGCGCGTTCGCGATCGTGGCGCGCGAAGGCTTCGAGGCCGTTCTGCTGGTGCTGGCGCTGTGCTCGCTGCTGATTCGTGCGGGGCGGCGCGAGGCCCTGCGCTACGTGCACGCCGGATGGATCGCAGCGCTGGCGGCCGGCGTGGCGACCTGGCTGGCGGCGCGCTCGCTCATCGAGCTCAGCGGCGCCGAGCGCGAGATCATCGAAGGCGTGGCGGCGCTGACGGCTTCGGCCATCCTGTTCTATGTGAGCTATTGGCTGATCGCGAAGTCGGCGGCGGATCGCTGGCAGGCCTACCTGCGACAGCGCATCCACACCGCGCTCTCGCGCGGCAACCTGTGGACGCTGGCGTTCATCTCCTTCGTCGCCGTCTATCGCGAGGTGTTCGAGACGATCCTCTTCTACCAGGCGTTGTGGAGCCAGGCCGGAGAGGGCGCGGGCAGCGCCATCTTCGCCGGCACCGGCGCAGGAATGGCCGCTCTGCTCGTGCTGTGCGTCGGCGGCCTGCGGTTTGGCCTGAAGCTGCCGATGGGCCGGTTCTTCACGGTCAGCTCGGTGCTGCTCTACGCGCTTTCGGTGATGCTGGCGGGCAAGGGCATCGCCGCGCTGCAGGAAGCGGGCTATATCGGCCTGACGCCGGTGCCGTTCGTGCGCATCGAATCGCTCGGCGTGCATCCGACGCTCGAGGGCCTGCTCGCGCAGGGGCTGCTCCTTGCCGCTGCGGCCGTCGCCGCCGTCGTGCTGCGGATGCGCACGCCCGACGACGAAGTGCGCGCGGTGGCCAGCGTCGGAAAGACCGAGACCGGCGCCTGA
- a CDS encoding enoyl-CoA hydratase yields MRVSIEDNVATVTLDRPDAANAINLDLARELAEVAIACDHDASVRAVLLTGAGPMFCAGGDVKAFASAADMPALLKEMTTYLHAGISRLARMNAPVVVAVNGTAAGGGMSLACAGDFVLAADSAKFTMAYTRIGLAPDGSSSYFLPRRVGIARARELMILSPVLTAAQALEWGLIDRVVPAAELQNEARKLALDLAQGPTRAYGEVKRLLLATFDNGLETQMELESRAIAAMGGTADGAEGVRAFVEKRPPRFSGS; encoded by the coding sequence ATGCGCGTCTCGATCGAAGACAACGTCGCCACCGTCACGCTCGACCGGCCCGACGCGGCCAATGCCATCAACCTCGATCTGGCCCGCGAGCTCGCCGAGGTCGCCATTGCCTGCGACCACGATGCCAGCGTGCGCGCGGTTCTGCTGACCGGCGCAGGTCCCATGTTCTGCGCAGGCGGCGACGTGAAGGCGTTCGCCAGCGCGGCCGACATGCCCGCGCTGCTCAAGGAGATGACCACGTATCTGCACGCGGGCATTTCGCGGCTGGCACGGATGAACGCGCCGGTGGTCGTCGCGGTCAACGGCACGGCAGCCGGAGGTGGCATGAGCCTGGCGTGCGCGGGCGACTTCGTGCTGGCGGCGGACAGCGCAAAGTTCACGATGGCCTACACGCGCATCGGTCTGGCGCCCGACGGCAGCTCCTCCTATTTCCTTCCGCGCCGCGTCGGCATCGCGCGCGCTCGCGAGCTGATGATCCTGAGCCCGGTGCTCACCGCGGCGCAGGCGCTGGAGTGGGGCCTGATCGATCGCGTCGTGCCCGCCGCCGAGCTGCAGAACGAGGCACGCAAGCTCGCGCTCGATCTCGCCCAGGGCCCGACGCGCGCCTACGGCGAGGTGAAGCGCCTGCTGCTCGCGACTTTCGACAACGGGCTGGAGACGCAGATGGAGCTCGAATCGCGAGCGATCGCGGCCATGGGAGGCACGGCCGACGGCGCCGAAGGCGTGCGCGCGTTCGTCGAGAAGCGGCCACCTCGCTTCAGCGGAAGCTGA
- a CDS encoding alcohol dehydrogenase catalytic domain-containing protein, translated as MIHKTRAIVQTGPRQLEMRDLPVPDIDADSAILRLEACGICGSDVEQYDGLLPVRFPLIPGHEPLGVIERIGDRAARRWGVDVGDRVAVETLIPCAHCRDCRSGNYQLCRGRGTMFGYAYVPLSHAPGLWGGYADYMYLDPNSILHKIDTSVPVETAVMFNPLGAGFRWAVEAGGVGPGDTVLILGPGQRGLASVIACRAAGADRIIVTGLTRDAPKLALAREFGADATIDVETEDVRVRVKELTDGRGADVVVEVSANACEPVAESLHYVAPGGRVVLAGVKGFRSVPDFVSDLIVVKEISIRGVLGVTSDAYRSAIRLIESGRVPLARMHTHDFPLEKTEEAILTLAGRTDGPASIHSCLRF; from the coding sequence ATGATCCACAAGACACGCGCCATCGTTCAGACCGGACCGCGACAGCTCGAGATGCGCGACCTGCCCGTGCCCGACATCGACGCCGACTCGGCCATCCTTCGCCTGGAGGCATGCGGCATCTGCGGCAGCGACGTCGAGCAGTACGACGGGCTGCTGCCGGTGCGCTTCCCGCTCATTCCCGGGCACGAGCCGCTCGGCGTCATCGAGCGCATCGGCGACCGCGCCGCGCGGCGCTGGGGAGTGGACGTGGGCGACCGGGTGGCGGTGGAGACGCTGATACCGTGCGCGCACTGCCGCGACTGCCGCAGCGGCAACTACCAGCTCTGCCGCGGACGCGGGACGATGTTCGGATACGCGTATGTCCCGCTTTCGCATGCGCCGGGCCTGTGGGGCGGCTACGCCGACTACATGTACCTGGATCCCAACTCGATCCTCCACAAGATCGATACAAGCGTGCCCGTGGAGACGGCGGTGATGTTCAATCCGCTGGGCGCGGGCTTTCGCTGGGCGGTCGAGGCAGGCGGCGTCGGCCCCGGCGACACCGTGCTGATCCTGGGGCCGGGGCAGCGCGGCCTGGCCAGCGTCATCGCCTGCCGCGCCGCCGGTGCCGACAGGATCATCGTCACCGGGCTGACGCGCGACGCTCCCAAGCTCGCTCTTGCGCGCGAGTTCGGCGCCGACGCGACCATCGACGTGGAAACCGAAGACGTTCGCGTGCGCGTCAAGGAGCTGACCGACGGGCGTGGAGCGGACGTCGTCGTCGAAGTCTCGGCCAATGCGTGCGAGCCGGTGGCGGAGTCGCTGCATTACGTCGCGCCCGGCGGCCGCGTCGTGCTGGCCGGCGTGAAGGGCTTCAGGAGCGTGCCCGACTTCGTCAGCGATCTGATCGTGGTCAAGGAGATCAGCATCCGCGGCGTGCTCGGCGTGACCAGCGACGCGTATCGCAGCGCGATCCGGCTCATCGAATCCGGCCGCGTGCCGCTGGCCAGGATGCACACGCACGACTTCCCGCTGGAGAAAACCGAAGAGGCGATCCTGACGCTGGCCGGCCGCACCGACGGCCCCGCGTCGATCCATTCCTGCCTGCGCTTCTGA
- a CDS encoding VOC family protein produces the protein MSLRLRQVALVARDLEPTLETLQAVLGIEVSFRDPGVAVFSLVNGVMPIGDTFLEVVSPTHESASAARYLQRRGGDGGYMVIFQCEDVAAERERLGALGVRVVWEAALEDAQTVHLDPRAVGGAIVSIDAMQPYDSWRWAGPGWQDSVRTERVRAIRGVTIQALEPQAVAERWSEVLGYELDFARRRMTLSDGSFVEFVRAEDGRGDGVSAVHVAVNDRQAIVEEAARRNLPAGADAVEICGTRFVLA, from the coding sequence ATGAGCCTTCGCCTACGCCAGGTAGCCCTGGTTGCCAGGGATCTCGAGCCGACGCTCGAGACGCTGCAGGCCGTGCTGGGGATCGAGGTTTCCTTCCGCGATCCCGGCGTTGCCGTATTTTCGCTGGTCAACGGCGTGATGCCGATCGGCGATACGTTCCTGGAGGTCGTCTCGCCCACGCACGAATCGGCCTCGGCGGCGCGCTACCTGCAGCGGCGCGGCGGCGATGGCGGCTACATGGTCATCTTCCAGTGCGAGGACGTCGCCGCCGAGCGCGAGCGTCTCGGTGCCCTCGGCGTTCGCGTCGTCTGGGAGGCCGCGCTCGAAGACGCGCAGACCGTGCACCTGGACCCGCGCGCGGTAGGCGGCGCGATCGTCTCGATCGATGCGATGCAGCCGTACGATTCGTGGCGCTGGGCGGGCCCGGGCTGGCAAGACAGCGTCCGCACCGAGCGCGTGCGCGCGATTCGGGGCGTGACCATCCAGGCTCTCGAGCCGCAGGCGGTGGCCGAACGCTGGAGCGAGGTGCTCGGGTACGAGCTCGACTTCGCGCGCCGGCGCATGACGCTGTCCGACGGCAGCTTCGTCGAGTTCGTTCGCGCCGAAGACGGGCGCGGCGACGGCGTGTCGGCGGTGCACGTGGCCGTCAACGACCGGCAGGCGATCGTGGAGGAAGCGGCGCGCCGCAACCTCCCGGCCGGCGCCGATGCCGTCGAGATCTGCGGAACGCGCTTCGTGCTCGCCTGA